In a single window of the Thermodesulfobacteriota bacterium genome:
- a CDS encoding UbiX family flavin prenyltransferase, with the protein MRTIVGITGASGVVYGVDFLRRCPDEKFLIASKWGKRVLHEELGLKVEELSQWAKKSFDDWDLGAPFSSGSNYFDSLVIIPCSVSTMGKIAHGIADTLITRVAHVALKERRGLILSIRETPLSSIALENALKLSREGAVIMPISPPHYLRIKTVDDLVQGYVNKVLNVIGVGESNGWMHEELE; encoded by the coding sequence ATGCGAACTATCGTGGGAATTACAGGGGCTTCAGGGGTAGTATATGGCGTAGATTTTCTCAGGAGATGCCCCGACGAAAAGTTTCTCATAGCAAGCAAATGGGGTAAAAGGGTCTTACATGAGGAATTAGGTCTTAAGGTCGAGGAACTCAGCCAATGGGCGAAAAAGTCATTCGATGATTGGGACCTGGGGGCACCATTCTCATCTGGAAGTAATTACTTTGACTCCCTTGTTATTATTCCCTGTTCAGTTTCTACAATGGGTAAAATTGCCCATGGTATTGCAGACACCCTTATAACAAGAGTTGCCCATGTAGCACTCAAGGAGAGGAGGGGGCTTATTCTATCTATTAGAGAAACACCTCTTAGCTCAATTGCCCTTGAGAATGCGCTTAAGCTTTCGCGTGAAGGTGCTGTTATAATGCCAATCAGTCCACCTCATTATCTTCGGATAAAAACTGTAGACGACCTTGTTCAGGGATATGTCAATAAAGTTTTAAATGTTATCGGTGTCGGTGAATCAAACGGCTGGATGCACGAGGAGTTGGAATAA